One stretch of Pradoshia sp. D12 DNA includes these proteins:
- a CDS encoding glycosyltransferase family 8 protein, producing the protein MINILVTLNSTYLKPLKVMLQSLFLNNSHKTFKIFIMHTDIKTEEIHSLEQFVHRNGSELISVQVDDGHFQDAPVLMHYTKEMYYRLLAFKFLPKNLDRILYLDPDILVLNSVDDLYEMDLGNNLFAAACHNKISVKGINQIRLSPYEIDAYYNSGVLLMNLKEQRKVINEDEIFKFVEENKKKLILPDQDILNALYSKYIKNLEETIYNYDARYYNYYKLMSNHKMDMDYVIHHTVFLHFCGKKKPWKQNYNGRFHALYKHYDKMAFRGAYAIGQEIMQPSLRSKPI; encoded by the coding sequence GTGATTAATATACTGGTAACGCTAAATTCCACTTATTTAAAACCACTTAAAGTAATGCTTCAGTCCTTGTTCCTAAATAACTCACATAAAACCTTTAAAATTTTTATTATGCATACGGATATTAAAACAGAAGAGATTCATTCCTTAGAACAATTTGTCCATAGAAATGGAAGTGAGCTTATAAGTGTTCAGGTGGATGATGGACATTTTCAAGATGCACCGGTTTTAATGCATTATACAAAAGAAATGTACTATCGATTATTGGCCTTCAAGTTCCTACCGAAAAATTTGGACCGAATCCTGTACCTGGATCCGGATATTCTTGTTCTAAACTCTGTTGATGACCTTTATGAGATGGACCTAGGCAATAATTTATTTGCTGCTGCCTGTCATAATAAAATATCAGTAAAAGGAATTAATCAAATCCGTTTATCCCCTTATGAAATAGATGCTTATTACAATTCAGGTGTATTGTTAATGAATTTAAAAGAACAGCGAAAAGTAATAAACGAGGATGAGATTTTTAAATTTGTAGAAGAAAATAAGAAAAAATTAATTTTGCCTGATCAGGATATATTAAACGCACTTTACTCCAAATATATTAAAAATTTAGAAGAAACGATTTATAACTATGACGCCAGATACTACAATTATTATAAATTAATGTCCAATCATAAGATGGATATGGATTATGTAATCCATCACACCGTGTTTCTCCACTTTTGCGGAAAGAAAAAGCCATGGAAACAAAACTACAACGGTAGATTCCATGCTTTATATAAACACTATGATAAAATGGCATTTCGTGGAGCATACGCTATTGGTCAAGAAATCATGCAGCCTTCTCTAAGGAGTAAGCCAATATAA
- a CDS encoding HIT family protein — protein sequence MEDCIFCKIIKGDIPSAKVYEDEHVMAFLDISQVTKGHTLVIPKVHKENVYELTPEIASHVFQVVPKITRALKQEYQPIGMNVLNNNGEHAGQSVFHFHIHLIPRYGQNDGFGAVWKTHTSEYTGEDLANIAASINQHIQ from the coding sequence ATGGAAGATTGTATATTTTGTAAAATTATTAAAGGTGATATCCCCTCTGCAAAAGTATACGAAGATGAGCATGTGATGGCATTTTTAGATATAAGCCAGGTCACTAAGGGACATACTCTCGTCATCCCAAAAGTACATAAAGAAAATGTTTATGAATTAACTCCTGAAATAGCAAGCCATGTGTTCCAGGTAGTTCCAAAAATAACTCGTGCCTTGAAGCAGGAATATCAACCGATCGGAATGAATGTTCTAAATAATAATGGTGAACATGCTGGACAATCCGTATTCCACTTCCACATCCACTTGATTCCACGCTATGGACAAAACGATGGGTTTGGCGCTGTTTGGAAAACACATACAAGTGAATATACGGGCGAAGACCTCGCTAATATTGCTGCATCAATCAATCAGCATATACAATAA
- a CDS encoding ABC transporter ATP-binding protein, with the protein MSLLEINHITGGYTKTPVLKDVSFEVKPNELVALIGLNGAGKSTIIKHIIGLMTPKNGEIKINGSQFKDDKDNYRKQFSFVPETPILYEELTLEEHLKLTAMAYGIEESVYQERVEKLLKEYRMEKRLKWFPAHFSKGMKQKVMIMCAFLAEPSLYIVDEPFVGLDPIAIQSLLDMMKDMKNQGAGILMSTHILATAEKYCDSFIILHEGEVRAKGNIEDLRNQFNMPGASLDDIYLQLTKEDRHE; encoded by the coding sequence ATGTCATTGCTTGAAATTAATCATATAACAGGCGGTTACACAAAAACACCTGTATTAAAAGACGTGAGTTTTGAAGTGAAACCCAATGAACTTGTCGCATTGATTGGATTAAATGGGGCAGGGAAATCAACGATCATCAAACATATTATTGGTTTAATGACACCGAAAAATGGCGAAATCAAGATAAATGGAAGCCAGTTTAAGGATGATAAAGACAACTATCGCAAACAATTTTCATTTGTGCCTGAAACCCCTATCTTATATGAAGAACTGACTTTGGAAGAGCATTTAAAATTGACTGCTATGGCCTATGGTATAGAAGAGTCTGTTTATCAAGAAAGAGTCGAAAAGCTATTAAAGGAATATCGAATGGAAAAAAGGCTGAAATGGTTTCCAGCTCACTTTTCCAAAGGGATGAAGCAAAAAGTAATGATCATGTGTGCATTTCTTGCTGAGCCTTCTTTATATATTGTTGACGAACCATTTGTTGGGCTTGATCCGATTGCCATCCAATCCTTATTGGATATGATGAAGGATATGAAAAATCAGGGGGCAGGAATCTTAATGTCTACCCACATCTTGGCTACGGCTGAAAAATATTGTGACTCCTTTATCATTCTTCATGAAGGTGAGGTACGGGCTAAAGGAAATATTGAAGATTTACGCAATCAATTTAACATGCCTGGAGCTTCCCTGGATGATATTTATCTGCAATTGACAAAGGAAGATCGCCATGAATAG
- a CDS encoding ABC transporter permease, translated as MNRETLWKDRFNNYLKETTKYLRFIFNGHLVFVMIILLGGAGFYYSEWLKTLSPDFPTVWIMAILLGLVTTISPVSTFFRDPDIVFLLPIESKLSSYIKKSIIFSLVMQGYILIMVLAVLMPMYMQTMQEQTVSFLWMLLSLLIVKGINLCSRWFVLYYREKSASFVDGLVRFVLNAAFVYFLVKNESFLFMGIVLLLLGGLCFYYWKSTREESLHWEKLIELENGRMAAFYRVANLFTDVPKLREKISERRWLGGVMTLLSGKSNNPFSYLYARTFVRANDYLGLFVRLTFIAAVLFLFTDLGWGTLFIAILFLYITGLQLLPIWHHHDQKMVMDLYPLHTDYRRKAVLRLLITVLVIQNLIFFMTVLIGAGVKLAIVTLVSGFAFIFIFRPYAMKKM; from the coding sequence ATGAATAGGGAAACATTGTGGAAGGACCGTTTTAATAATTATCTGAAGGAGACAACTAAATACTTGCGGTTCATATTTAATGGACATCTGGTCTTTGTAATGATTATTCTGCTGGGAGGAGCGGGGTTCTATTACAGTGAATGGCTTAAAACATTAAGTCCTGATTTTCCAACCGTATGGATTATGGCGATTCTCTTAGGATTAGTTACAACAATTAGCCCGGTTTCAACGTTTTTCCGCGATCCGGACATAGTGTTCTTACTGCCAATCGAGTCAAAATTATCATCCTATATAAAAAAATCGATCATATTTAGCTTAGTCATGCAGGGCTATATTCTTATCATGGTTCTGGCTGTATTAATGCCAATGTATATGCAAACAATGCAAGAACAAACGGTATCCTTCTTGTGGATGCTCCTATCTTTGTTGATTGTAAAGGGGATTAATCTTTGTTCGCGCTGGTTCGTTTTGTACTATAGGGAAAAAAGTGCATCTTTCGTTGATGGATTAGTCCGTTTCGTCCTAAATGCGGCTTTTGTGTATTTTCTTGTTAAGAATGAGTCTTTTCTTTTTATGGGAATTGTCCTCCTTCTTTTAGGAGGGCTTTGCTTCTATTATTGGAAAAGCACAAGAGAGGAAAGTTTACATTGGGAAAAGCTGATTGAGCTAGAGAATGGAAGAATGGCTGCTTTTTATCGAGTAGCAAATTTGTTTACGGATGTTCCAAAATTACGTGAAAAAATCTCAGAGAGAAGATGGCTTGGTGGTGTTATGACTCTTCTTTCGGGTAAGTCTAACAATCCATTCAGCTATTTATATGCCAGAACATTTGTAAGAGCGAATGACTATCTAGGTTTATTTGTGAGGTTAACTTTCATTGCGGCTGTTTTATTCCTGTTTACAGATCTGGGATGGGGAACATTATTTATTGCGATTCTCTTTTTATATATAACAGGTTTACAGCTCCTGCCAATCTGGCATCATCATGATCAAAAAATGGTGATGGATCTTTATCCATTGCATACAGATTATAGAAGGAAGGCTGTTCTTAGACTGCTCATTACCGTTCTAGTTATTCAAAATTTAATTTTCTTTATGACGGTTCTGATTGGTGCAGGAGTTAAATTGGCAATTGTAACATTAGTGAGTGGTTTTGCGTTCATTTTCATTTTCAGACCGTATGCAATGAAAAAAATGTGA
- a CDS encoding EcsC family protein, with protein sequence MSSERYEERAKQDLMLWKKKISAKPSMAMRISKQAQTAINQKIPQKVHDIISSSIKTMVDGVLYGSTYFKKVDHVGNTLEEKEELAQSMLNIYRRTAVIEGAGTGAGGILLGLSDFPLLLSIKIKYLFSISQLYGFDPRKWEERVFILLVFQLAFSSLEKRKELLPVIEDWENKKGLYQEIDWQSFQQEYRDSIDFIKMMQLVPGIGAIVGAWANHQLLEQLGETAKHAYQMRWFTEEEMG encoded by the coding sequence ATGTCATCTGAACGGTACGAGGAAAGAGCCAAGCAGGATTTGATGTTATGGAAGAAGAAAATCAGCGCTAAGCCAAGTATGGCAATGCGTATCTCCAAACAGGCCCAAACGGCAATTAATCAAAAGATACCTCAAAAAGTACATGATATAATTAGCTCTTCTATTAAAACAATGGTGGACGGCGTATTATACGGTTCAACCTATTTTAAGAAAGTAGACCATGTTGGGAATACGCTCGAGGAAAAGGAAGAGCTGGCTCAATCTATGCTGAATATATATAGAAGAACAGCAGTCATTGAAGGAGCGGGAACAGGGGCAGGAGGAATATTGCTTGGTCTATCGGACTTTCCACTGCTTCTATCTATAAAAATAAAGTATCTATTTAGTATCTCTCAGCTTTATGGTTTTGACCCAAGAAAATGGGAGGAAAGAGTATTTATCCTGTTAGTATTCCAGCTTGCTTTTTCTTCTTTAGAAAAAAGGAAAGAGCTTCTCCCAGTGATTGAAGACTGGGAAAACAAAAAAGGATTGTACCAGGAAATTGATTGGCAAAGCTTTCAGCAGGAGTACCGGGATTCGATTGACTTTATAAAAATGATGCAGTTGGTGCCGGGAATCGGCGCAATTGTAGGAGCCTGGGCCAATCATCAGCTGCTTGAACAATTGGGTGAAACGGCAAAACACGCTTATCAAATGAGATGGTTTACTGAAGAGGAAATGGGCTGA
- a CDS encoding M20 metallopeptidase family protein gives MEKELFQRLEDDFKEMVAIRRYLHKHPELSFHEKKTVQFIKNFYKELNVPIRSNVGGGGIVATIHGKSPGRTVALRADFDALPIQDGKNVSYRSTVPGVMHACGHDGHTALLLILAKAIKEMQHLLEGTYVFIHQHAEELAPGGAKFMIEDGCLDGVDAIFGTHLWSPFPTGSIYISPGPITATADRFKVTIYGQGGHGAEPHTSKDSLVIASEIVSLLQTITSRRIDPMEAAVLTIGKFKAGEAFNIIPDKAFLEGTVRTFESEVQEQIIEEIERIVQGVCLANNCQYELRYFRGYPPTINHPSETDYIEYKATEIVGCENIKKLTPLLVGEDFSYYLQQVRGSMFFTGAAPENTDHPYPHHHPLFDFNEKAMLIAAKTLGSAAIGFQEWRYF, from the coding sequence ATGGAAAAGGAGCTATTTCAAAGATTAGAAGATGATTTCAAAGAAATGGTGGCCATTCGCCGTTATTTGCATAAGCACCCTGAGCTTTCCTTTCATGAAAAGAAAACAGTACAATTCATAAAAAATTTTTATAAAGAATTAAATGTCCCTATCCGAAGCAATGTTGGAGGTGGCGGGATTGTGGCGACCATACATGGTAAATCCCCTGGCAGAACAGTTGCCCTGCGTGCAGATTTTGATGCCCTCCCCATCCAGGATGGAAAAAATGTCTCTTACCGCTCAACAGTCCCTGGAGTCATGCATGCCTGTGGCCATGACGGACACACAGCTTTATTGCTAATATTGGCCAAAGCGATTAAAGAAATGCAGCATCTGTTGGAAGGAACATATGTCTTTATACATCAGCATGCAGAAGAACTTGCTCCCGGTGGGGCAAAATTTATGATTGAAGATGGCTGCCTTGATGGTGTAGATGCCATTTTTGGAACACATCTTTGGTCTCCATTCCCTACTGGATCTATTTATATAAGCCCTGGCCCAATAACCGCCACTGCCGATCGGTTTAAAGTGACCATATACGGTCAGGGTGGTCATGGGGCAGAGCCTCATACTTCAAAAGACTCATTGGTCATTGCGTCAGAAATCGTATCTCTCCTGCAAACTATAACGAGCAGAAGAATTGATCCAATGGAAGCAGCCGTTTTAACAATCGGGAAATTTAAAGCTGGGGAAGCATTTAATATCATACCTGATAAAGCCTTTTTAGAAGGTACTGTCCGAACCTTTGAATCAGAAGTTCAAGAACAAATTATTGAGGAAATTGAACGAATTGTTCAAGGTGTCTGCCTGGCAAATAACTGCCAATATGAACTGAGATACTTCAGAGGATATCCTCCAACCATTAATCATCCATCAGAGACTGACTATATTGAATATAAGGCAACCGAAATCGTCGGATGCGAAAACATAAAAAAACTTACACCCCTGTTGGTAGGAGAGGATTTCTCGTACTATCTTCAACAGGTCAGAGGATCTATGTTTTTTACAGGCGCTGCTCCCGAGAACACAGATCACCCTTATCCACACCACCATCCTTTATTCGATTTTAATGAGAAAGCCATGTTAATTGCCGCAAAGACCTTGGGCAGTGCAGCCATCGGTTTTCAGGAATGGCGCTATTTCTAA
- the hemE gene encoding uroporphyrinogen decarboxylase, giving the protein MRQKFNDTFLKAINKEKVNHTPVWYMRQAGRSQPEYRKIKEKYSLFEITHQPELAAYVTRLPVEQYDVDAAILYKDIMSPLPGIGVQVDIKSGIGPVIDNPIQSLADVEKLGELNPEEDVPYILDTIKLLTEEQLSVPLIGFSGAPFTIASYMIEGGPSKNYTKTKAFMYTEPKAWFALMDKLADTIIIYVKAQVKAGAKAIQIFDSWVGALNVQDYQYYIKPIMNRIFTELREVRVPLIMFGVGASHLAKEWNSLPLDVVGLDWRLSITEARNIGINKTVMGNLDPALLTSSWDAIEKKAKEIIEQGLQEPGHVFNLGHGVFPEVNPEVLKRLTAFIHEYSATIITSKGEAE; this is encoded by the coding sequence TTGAGACAAAAATTCAATGATACCTTCCTAAAAGCAATTAATAAAGAGAAGGTAAATCACACTCCAGTATGGTATATGAGACAGGCGGGAAGATCTCAGCCTGAATACCGAAAAATTAAAGAAAAATATTCCTTATTTGAAATTACTCATCAACCTGAATTAGCAGCCTATGTAACTCGACTACCGGTTGAACAATACGATGTAGATGCAGCTATTCTATATAAAGATATTATGTCTCCGCTGCCTGGAATTGGTGTACAGGTTGACATTAAATCAGGAATTGGTCCGGTTATCGACAATCCAATTCAATCATTAGCCGATGTCGAAAAGCTTGGTGAATTAAATCCAGAAGAAGATGTTCCTTATATTCTCGATACGATTAAACTGTTGACTGAAGAACAATTATCCGTCCCGTTAATCGGATTTTCAGGAGCTCCTTTCACAATCGCAAGTTACATGATTGAAGGCGGTCCTTCTAAGAATTATACAAAAACAAAAGCATTTATGTATACCGAACCAAAGGCATGGTTTGCATTAATGGATAAGCTGGCAGATACCATTATTATCTATGTGAAAGCTCAAGTAAAAGCAGGCGCAAAAGCAATCCAAATATTTGATTCATGGGTCGGTGCCTTAAATGTTCAAGACTACCAATACTATATTAAACCAATTATGAATCGGATATTCACAGAACTTAGGGAAGTGCGAGTTCCTTTGATTATGTTCGGTGTGGGAGCAAGCCATTTGGCTAAGGAATGGAATAGCCTTCCACTTGATGTTGTCGGTCTTGACTGGAGGCTGTCCATTACTGAAGCAAGAAATATCGGAATAAACAAAACAGTAATGGGAAATCTTGATCCGGCATTGCTTACCTCATCCTGGGATGCCATTGAGAAGAAAGCAAAAGAGATTATTGAACAGGGATTACAGGAACCGGGTCATGTATTTAACCTTGGACATGGGGTCTTCCCAGAGGTGAATCCTGAAGTTCTAAAACGCCTGACTGCATTTATACATGAGTATTCTGCAACTATCATCACATCAAAAGGAGAGGCTGAATAA
- the hemH gene encoding ferrochelatase, which yields MAHTKKKIGLLVMAYGTPYKEEDIERYYTHIRHGRKPSEEMLEDLTSRYRAIGGISPLGKTTEDQAAHLEAALNKVQDQYEFVAYLGLKHIEPFIEDTVEKMHADGITEAVSIVLAPHYSTFSIKSYNGRAKDVADKYGMKITSVESWYKEPNFIKYWVDHVKEAFNQMTPEERSAAVLIVSAHSLPEKIKQLGDPYEQQLEETAKLVAEGAGVENYAVGWQSAGNTPDPWLGPDVQDLTRDLYEQHGYKAFVYTPVGFVAEHLEVLYDNDYECKVVTDEIGATYYRPAMPNTHPDFINAMVDAVMKKMELN from the coding sequence ATGGCACATACAAAGAAAAAAATCGGTTTATTAGTAATGGCATACGGTACACCTTATAAGGAAGAAGATATTGAGCGTTATTATACACATATTCGTCACGGAAGAAAGCCGTCTGAAGAAATGCTTGAAGACTTGACTTCAAGATATCGTGCGATTGGCGGGATTTCACCGCTTGGAAAGACAACGGAAGATCAGGCAGCTCATTTGGAAGCAGCGCTAAATAAAGTACAGGATCAATATGAATTTGTAGCTTATCTAGGTTTGAAACATATTGAGCCATTTATTGAAGATACTGTTGAAAAAATGCATGCTGACGGAATCACGGAGGCAGTTAGCATTGTGCTTGCACCTCATTATTCCACTTTCAGCATTAAATCATACAATGGACGTGCAAAAGATGTTGCTGATAAATATGGCATGAAAATTACTTCAGTTGAAAGCTGGTACAAAGAACCAAACTTCATTAAATATTGGGTTGACCATGTAAAAGAAGCATTTAATCAAATGACTCCGGAGGAAAGATCAGCAGCGGTATTAATCGTATCTGCACATAGCTTACCTGAAAAAATTAAACAGCTAGGCGATCCATATGAACAGCAATTAGAAGAAACAGCAAAACTGGTTGCTGAAGGAGCAGGCGTTGAAAACTATGCGGTTGGTTGGCAAAGTGCCGGAAATACACCTGATCCATGGCTTGGACCGGATGTTCAGGATTTGACAAGAGATCTTTATGAACAACATGGATATAAAGCGTTTGTCTATACACCGGTTGGCTTTGTGGCTGAGCATTTGGAAGTTCTTTATGACAATGATTATGAATGTAAGGTGGTTACGGATGAGATAGGCGCAACATACTATCGCCCTGCCATGCCGAATACGCATCCTGATTTCATCAATGCCATGGTTGATGCAGTTATGAAAAAAATGGAGCTTAACTGA
- the hemY gene encoding protoporphyrinogen oxidase, producing the protein MDSTKQNIAIIGGGIAGLTAAYYLDKKVKEDNLPYNVILIESTTRLGGKMQTVERDGFVIERGPDSFLARKKSMTELAKEVGLESTIVPNSTGKSYILVKDNLHPIPGGSVMGIPTEIGPFITTGLFSLSGKMRAAMDFILPRSKEPGDQPLGKFLRRRLGDEIVENLVEPLLSGIYAGDLDKLSTMSTFPDMLKLEKKYRSIVLGTKKNRPKKPVSQDNKSAGDSKIGMFRTFNKGLQSLTDAIEAKLPANQILKGTRVDGIIKTGEGYMLTLNNGDRLPVISAILATPHQAVPQMLPDYGMFEPFKVIPSTSVATVSMAFDASAIKEDIDGTGFLVSRNSDYTITACTWTHKKWPHTTPHGKVLLRCYVGRAGDEVVVDLSDGEIEQIVLDDLNRIMQITEKPDFTIVTRWNEGMPQYEVGHLDRLKMIKERMDKELPGIYLAGASYHGIGMPDCIDQGIAAMNQVLTFIKEKNL; encoded by the coding sequence TTGGATTCAACGAAACAAAATATTGCAATCATTGGTGGTGGAATCGCGGGTCTGACGGCAGCCTATTACCTTGATAAAAAAGTAAAGGAAGACAATCTTCCATATAATGTAATTCTAATAGAGTCTACAACTAGGCTTGGCGGTAAAATGCAAACGGTAGAACGTGACGGTTTTGTCATTGAAAGAGGCCCAGATTCATTCTTGGCTCGAAAGAAGAGCATGACAGAATTGGCGAAAGAAGTGGGTCTTGAAAGCACGATTGTTCCAAATTCAACAGGGAAATCTTATATTCTCGTAAAGGATAACCTTCATCCAATTCCGGGTGGATCGGTTATGGGGATTCCTACGGAGATAGGGCCGTTTATTACAACGGGGCTGTTTTCTCTATCAGGTAAAATGAGAGCAGCTATGGATTTTATCCTGCCGCGTTCTAAAGAGCCAGGCGATCAGCCATTAGGGAAATTTTTAAGGCGCCGTCTTGGGGATGAGATAGTGGAGAATCTGGTTGAGCCTCTTCTTTCAGGAATTTATGCAGGCGATCTCGACAAGTTAAGCACAATGTCCACGTTTCCTGATATGCTAAAATTGGAGAAGAAATACAGAAGCATTGTATTGGGTACAAAAAAGAACCGTCCTAAAAAACCAGTATCACAAGACAATAAATCAGCAGGAGATAGCAAAATTGGTATGTTCCGAACCTTTAATAAAGGGCTGCAATCATTGACGGATGCCATTGAAGCAAAGCTTCCAGCAAATCAAATCCTTAAAGGGACGAGAGTTGATGGGATTATTAAAACAGGTGAAGGATATATGCTGACATTAAATAATGGGGATCGGTTACCTGTCATTTCAGCTATATTGGCTACTCCCCATCAGGCTGTTCCGCAAATGCTGCCGGATTATGGGATGTTTGAGCCGTTTAAGGTAATACCTTCCACATCGGTTGCAACGGTATCAATGGCATTTGATGCAAGCGCGATTAAAGAGGATATTGATGGAACAGGATTCCTTGTATCAAGAAACAGTGATTATACGATTACGGCTTGTACATGGACTCATAAAAAATGGCCGCATACTACGCCTCATGGCAAGGTTTTACTGCGCTGTTATGTAGGAAGAGCCGGTGATGAGGTAGTCGTAGACTTATCAGACGGTGAAATTGAACAAATTGTATTGGATGATTTAAACAGAATCATGCAAATTACTGAAAAACCGGATTTCACCATCGTCACTCGTTGGAATGAAGGGATGCCTCAGTACGAAGTCGGTCATTTAGATCGTTTAAAAATGATTAAAGAAAGAATGGACAAGGAGCTTCCGGGAATTTATCTGGCCGGAGCATCCTATCATGGTATTGGAATGCCTGACTGTATTGATCAGGGGATTGCTGCCATGAATCAGGTCCTTACATTTATTAAAGAAAAAAATCTATAA
- the yhfH gene encoding protein YhfH encodes MVRNVMEFFRNLPPKKCSECGENIEEQHECYGIVCDKCLRHVSE; translated from the coding sequence ATGGTACGAAACGTTATGGAATTCTTCAGAAATTTGCCCCCTAAGAAATGTTCAGAATGCGGTGAAAACATTGAAGAACAGCACGAATGCTACGGAATCGTCTGTGATAAATGCCTGCGTCATGTATCTGAATAG
- a CDS encoding MBL fold metallo-hydrolase, with protein sequence MRLTVIGFWGGYPGKKEASSGYLIEHEGFKLLLDCGSGVLSQLQEYIRPGDLDAVLLSHFHTDHIADIGVLQHALLIDQMVGIEKEPLPIYAHTEDKATAVTLTYKSQTVWEPIVEGKSVQIGPFHVKALKTKHSVPCYAYVIEAGGKRLAYTADTAYFPELVSFFRDANVLLCECNFYEGMDMAERAGHLTSIQAGEIARDAAVQTLILTHLPHFGNQNDLVKQAAKVYKGEIDLAKTGLQIYI encoded by the coding sequence ATGCGTTTAACAGTTATCGGGTTTTGGGGCGGCTATCCTGGGAAGAAAGAAGCCAGTTCGGGTTATCTGATTGAGCATGAAGGATTTAAATTGCTGCTTGATTGTGGAAGCGGAGTATTATCTCAGTTACAGGAATACATAAGACCAGGCGATTTGGACGCCGTTCTTTTATCACATTTTCATACAGATCATATTGCAGATATAGGGGTCCTGCAGCATGCATTATTAATCGATCAAATGGTAGGAATTGAAAAAGAGCCATTGCCTATATATGCTCATACGGAAGATAAAGCTACAGCTGTTACTCTGACATATAAAAGCCAGACTGTATGGGAACCTATTGTGGAAGGGAAATCTGTTCAAATTGGTCCTTTCCATGTTAAGGCACTTAAGACGAAGCATTCCGTTCCATGCTATGCTTATGTTATTGAAGCAGGGGGCAAAAGATTGGCTTATACGGCAGATACAGCCTATTTTCCTGAACTCGTGTCTTTTTTCAGGGATGCGAATGTTTTACTATGCGAGTGCAATTTTTATGAGGGCATGGATATGGCTGAAAGGGCCGGTCATTTAACCAGCATTCAAGCCGGAGAAATAGCCAGGGATGCAGCAGTTCAAACCTTAATCTTGACCCATTTGCCGCACTTCGGGAATCAGAATGATCTGGTAAAGCAAGCCGCAAAAGTCTATAAGGGTGAGATTGATTTAGCCAAGACTGGTTTACAAATTTATATTTAA
- a CDS encoding lipoate--protein ligase gives MLFLDNRGITDPRINLAIEEYALKHLDIDESYLLFYINQPSIIIGKNQNTIEEINSDYVEENDIIVVRRLSGGGAVYHDLGNLNYSFITKDDGESFHNYKKFTEPVVEALKELGVNAELSGRNDLVVGERKISGNAQFATKGRMFSHGTLMLSSEIENVVSALKVKEDKIKSKGIKSIRSRVANISEFLSEPLTMEEFRQKLLEHIFGGMENVQEYQWTDEDWKKIMEISEERYQQWDWNYGKSPKFNIQHSHRFPVGQIDVRLEVAKGKIEECKIFGDFFGVGDVEEIQKRLVGVRFSKSELENALKDVNISHYFGNITKEDFVNLLY, from the coding sequence ATGCTATTTTTAGATAATAGAGGAATAACAGATCCACGTATTAATTTGGCAATTGAGGAGTATGCATTAAAACATTTGGATATTGATGAATCATATTTATTATTTTATATTAATCAGCCATCCATTATTATTGGAAAGAACCAAAATACAATTGAGGAAATCAACAGTGATTATGTAGAAGAGAACGATATTATTGTTGTCCGCAGACTTTCCGGCGGCGGTGCGGTTTACCATGATCTCGGTAATTTGAACTATAGCTTTATCACTAAAGATGATGGTGAAAGCTTCCATAATTATAAGAAGTTCACTGAACCTGTGGTGGAAGCATTGAAGGAACTAGGCGTAAATGCTGAATTAAGTGGTCGTAATGATTTAGTAGTTGGAGAACGCAAAATTTCAGGAAATGCTCAATTTGCCACTAAGGGAAGAATGTTCAGCCATGGAACATTAATGCTTTCCAGTGAAATTGAAAATGTGGTTTCGGCCTTAAAGGTGAAAGAAGATAAAATTAAATCAAAAGGAATAAAATCCATTCGCTCAAGAGTTGCCAATATTTCCGAGTTCCTGTCTGAACCATTGACTATGGAAGAATTCCGCCAAAAGCTACTTGAACATATTTTTGGTGGAATGGAGAATGTACAAGAATATCAATGGACTGATGAAGACTGGAAAAAAATTATGGAAATCTCTGAAGAACGTTATCAACAATGGGATTGGAATTATGGAAAATCACCTAAGTTTAATATTCAGCATTCTCATCGTTTCCCAGTTGGACAAATAGATGTTCGCTTAGAGGTAGCTAAAGGTAAAATTGAGGAATGCAAAATATTTGGTGACTTCTTTGGAGTGGGTGATGTAGAAGAAATCCAAAAACGATTAGTTGGTGTTAGATTTTCAAAATCTGAACTAGAAAATGCATTGAAAGATGTGAATATCAGTCATTATTTTGGAAATATCACAAAAGAGGATTTTGTTAATCTTTTATATTAA